A genomic stretch from Bradyrhizobium quebecense includes:
- a CDS encoding acetyl-CoA acetyltransferase: MTAASIVGWAHTPFGKFDAETVEGLVVKVANEALADAGIAASDVDEIMLGHFNAGFSPQDFTASLVLQANPALRFKPTTRVENACATGSAAVHQGIRAIEAGAAKIVLVVGVEQMTKTPGPEIGKNLLKASYLPEDGDTVGGFAGVFGKIAQAYFQKYGDQSDALAMIAAKNHKNGVANPYAQMRKDFGFEFCRAESDKNPFVAGPLKRTDCSLVSDGAAALVLTDAETAKTMGKAVNIRATAHAQDFLPMSKRDILQFEGCTVAWQRALQKAGLQLSDLSFVETHDCFTVAELIEYEAMGLTPKGQGARAIMEGWTQKDGKLPVNPSGGLKAKGHPIGATGVSMHVMSAMQLAGQAPEGMQLKNPQIGGIFNMGGAAVANYVSILEPAR; the protein is encoded by the coding sequence TCGGAAAGTTTGACGCGGAGACCGTCGAAGGCCTCGTCGTCAAGGTCGCCAACGAGGCGCTCGCCGATGCCGGCATTGCCGCGTCCGACGTCGACGAGATCATGCTCGGCCATTTCAACGCCGGCTTCTCGCCGCAGGATTTTACGGCGTCACTGGTGCTGCAGGCCAATCCGGCGCTGCGCTTCAAGCCGACCACCCGCGTCGAGAACGCCTGCGCCACCGGATCGGCCGCCGTGCACCAGGGCATCCGCGCCATCGAGGCGGGCGCCGCGAAGATCGTACTCGTCGTCGGCGTCGAGCAGATGACGAAGACGCCAGGTCCGGAGATCGGCAAGAACCTCCTGAAGGCGTCCTATCTGCCTGAGGACGGCGACACGGTCGGCGGTTTCGCCGGCGTGTTCGGCAAGATCGCGCAGGCCTATTTCCAGAAATACGGCGACCAGTCGGATGCGCTGGCGATGATCGCCGCCAAGAACCACAAGAACGGCGTCGCCAACCCCTACGCTCAGATGCGCAAGGATTTCGGCTTCGAGTTCTGCCGCGCCGAGAGCGACAAGAACCCGTTCGTCGCCGGTCCCTTGAAGCGCACCGATTGCTCGCTGGTCTCCGACGGCGCTGCCGCGCTGGTGCTGACCGATGCCGAGACCGCCAAGACCATGGGCAAGGCGGTGAACATCCGCGCCACTGCCCATGCGCAGGACTTCCTGCCGATGTCAAAGCGCGACATCCTGCAGTTCGAAGGCTGCACCGTCGCCTGGCAGCGCGCGCTGCAGAAGGCCGGCCTGCAGCTCTCCGATCTCTCCTTTGTCGAGACCCACGACTGCTTCACCGTCGCCGAGTTGATCGAATATGAAGCGATGGGCCTGACGCCAAAGGGGCAGGGCGCGCGCGCGATCATGGAAGGTTGGACCCAGAAGGACGGCAAGCTGCCGGTCAATCCGTCCGGCGGCCTCAAGGCCAAGGGCCATCCGATCGGCGCCACCGGCGTTTCCATGCATGTGATGAGCGCGATGCAGCTCGCCGGGCAGGCGCCCGAGGGCATGCAGCTCAAGAACCCGCAGATCGGCGGCATCTTCAACATGGGCGGCGCTGCGGTCGCCAACTACGTCTC